A single window of Malus sylvestris chromosome 5, drMalSylv7.2, whole genome shotgun sequence DNA harbors:
- the LOC126623292 gene encoding squalene monooxygenase SE1-like isoform X1, translating to MVFQLMLVAVVAFLLGFVSSYGFRRKKKDRALVKDRNVNGWRSSENGMCLQKDIGAGVDVIIVGAGVAGSALAYTLGKDGRRVHVIERDLTKPDRIVGELLQPGAYLRLIELGLEDCVNKIDAQKIFGYVLYKDGIRTKLPYPSENFNPDVVGVRFHHGRFIQRMRDKASSLPSVELEQGTVTSLLEEKGTIKGVKFRRKGSQEFTAHAPLTIVCDGCCSNLRRYLCNPKVDIPSCFVGLILEDCQLPYANHAHVILGDPSLVSFYPIGSREIRCLVDVPGQQVPSISSGEMAHYLKTKVAPQVPPELYTAFLVAIDKGNIKTMPTRSMPATASHTPGALLMGDAVNMRHPITGGGMVVALSDVVVLRNLLRPLRNLNDVPALFKYLESFYTLRKPAAFTINTLAGAAYKVLCASPDPARKELRQACFDYFCLGRVFSNGALAAFSGLNYCPWSLVIQFFVVGIYAVGRLLIPFPSPKRIWIAARLILEALRIILPIINTEGVRQMFFPARRFPSV from the exons ATGGTTTTCCAGCTTATGTTGGTTGCTGTCGTGGCTTTTCTGTTGGGGTTTGTTTCCTCGTACGGTTTCAGACGGAAGAAAAAGGACAGAGCTTTAGTAAAGGATCGGAATGTGAATGGTTGGAGGAGCTCTGAAAATGGAATGTGTCTGCAGAAAGACATAGGTGCAGGTGTGGATGTTATCATTGTGGGTGCTGGTGTTGCTGGTTCGGCACTAGCTTACACTCTCGGGAAG GATGGGCGCCGAGTGCATGTGATTGAAAGAGACTTGACCAAGCCAGATAGAATCGTTGGTGAACTGCTACAACCTGGGGCTTATCTGAGACTAATTGAGTTGGGCCTTGAGG ATTGTGTCAACAAAATTGATGCTCAGAAAATCTTCGGATATGTTCTTTACAAGGATGGGATAAGGACCAAGCTGCCATATCCTTCGGAAAATTTCAATCCAGATGTGGTTGGGGTAAGGTTTCACCATGGGCGTTTCATTCAAAGAATGCGTGATAAAGCTTCATCTCTTCCAAG TGTAGAGTTGGAACAAGGAACGGTTACATCTCTGCTTGAAGAAAAGGGTACTATCAAAGGGGTGAAGTTTAGACGCAAAGGTAGTCAAGAGTTCACTGCGCATGCACCCCTCACAATTGTATGTGATGGTTGCTGTTCAAACTTGCGACGTTATCTGTGCAATCCTAAG GTTGATATTCCTTCTTGTTTTGTTGGTTTGATTCTTGAGGATTGCCAGCTTCCATATGCAAATCATGCACATGTAATTTTGGGGGATCCATCACTCGTATCATTTTATCCCATCGGCAGCAGGGAGATTCGCTGCTTGGTTGATGTACCAGGCCAGCAAGTACCTTCTATTTCTAGTGGTGAAATGGCTCACTACTTGAAAACAAAGGTGGCACCCCAG GTTCCTCCCGAACTGTACACTGCTTTTTTGGTTGCCATTGATAAGGGAAACATAAAAACAATGCCCACCAGGAGCATGCCTGCTACTGCTTCTCACACCCCAGGTGCTCTCCTAATGGGGGATGCAGTCAACATGCGGCATCCTATAACTGGGGGAGGCATGGTTGTGGCTCTATCGGACGTTGTTGTTCTAAGGAATCTTCTCAGACCCCTGCGCAATCTGAATGATGTTCCTGCCCTATTTAAATACCTCGAATCCTTCTATACGCTACGTAAG CCAGCGGCTTTTACCATAAACACATTGGCAGGTGCCGCGTACAAGGTGTTATGTGCATCCCCTGATCCAGCAAGAAAGGAATTGCGCCAAGCATGCTTCGATTATTTTTGCCTTGGACGCGTCTTTTCAAATGGAGCTCTCGCTGCTTTCTCCGGTCTAAACTATTGCCCCTGGAGCTTGGTTATCCAGTTCTTTGTCGTGGGTATTTATGCTGTTGGACGCTTGCTAATTCCGTTTCCTTCACCAAAACGTATATGGATTGCAGCCAGACTAATCTTG GAAGCTTTAAGAATCATTCTGCCCATAATCAACACTGAAGGAGTAAGACAAATGTTCTTCCCTGCACGCAGATTTCCTTCGGTATAA
- the LOC126623301 gene encoding squalene monooxygenase SE2-like, with product MVESADIIVVGAGVVGSALAYTLGKDGRRVHVVERDLSEPDRIVGELLQPGGYLRLVELGLEDCVNEIDAQRVFGYALYKDGKSTKLPYPLENFHRDVAGRSFHHGRFIQRMREKPSSLPNVRLEQGTVTSLLEEKGTVKGCSINSKVVI from the exons ATGGTTGAAAGTGCAGACATTATCGTTGTTggtgctggggttgttggttcggCGCTCGCTTACACTCTTGGGAAG GATGGGCGCCGAGTGCATGTGGTTGAAAGGGACTTGAGTGAGCCAGACAGAATCGTCGGCGAGCTGCTGCAACCAGGGGGATATCTCAGATTAGTTGAGTTAGGCCTTGAGGAT TGTGTAAATGAGATTGATGCTCAACGGGTTTTCGGATATGCTCTTTACAAGGATGGAAAAAGTACCAAGCTGCCATATCCTTTGGAAAACTTCCATCGTGATGTGGCTGGGAGAAGCTTTCACCACGGGCGTTTCATTCAAAGGATgcgggaaaagccttcatctctTCCCAA TGTAAGATTGGAACAAGGAACGGTGACATCTCTACTGGAAGAAAAAGGTACTGTCAAGGGGTGCAGTATAAATTCAAAGGTAGTGATCTAG
- the LOC126623292 gene encoding squalene monooxygenase SE1-like isoform X2 produces the protein MVFQLMLVAVVAFLLGFVSSYGFRRKKKDRALVKDRNVNGWRSSENGMCLQKDIGAGVDVIIVGAGVAGSALAYTLGKDGRRVHVIERDLTKPDRIVGELLQPGAYLRLIELGLEDCVNKIDAQKIFGYVLYKDGIRTKLPYPSENFNPDVVGVRFHHGRFIQRMRDKASSLPSVELEQGTVTSLLEEKGTIKGVKFRRKGSQEFTAHAPLTIVCDGCCSNLRRYLCNPKVDIPSCFVGLILEDCQLPYANHAHVILGDPSLVSFYPIGSREIRCLVDVPGQQVPSISSGEMAHYLKTKVAPQVPPELYTAFLVAIDKGNIKTMPTRSMPATASHTPGALLMGDAVNMRHPITGGGMVVALSDVVVLRNLLRPLRNLNDVPALFKYLESFYTLRKPAAFTINTLAGAAYKVLCASPDPARKELRQACFDYFCLGRVFSNGALAAFSGLNYCPWSLVIQFFVVGIYAVGRLLIPFPSPKRIWIAARLILDPQNVRDDPQSK, from the exons ATGGTTTTCCAGCTTATGTTGGTTGCTGTCGTGGCTTTTCTGTTGGGGTTTGTTTCCTCGTACGGTTTCAGACGGAAGAAAAAGGACAGAGCTTTAGTAAAGGATCGGAATGTGAATGGTTGGAGGAGCTCTGAAAATGGAATGTGTCTGCAGAAAGACATAGGTGCAGGTGTGGATGTTATCATTGTGGGTGCTGGTGTTGCTGGTTCGGCACTAGCTTACACTCTCGGGAAG GATGGGCGCCGAGTGCATGTGATTGAAAGAGACTTGACCAAGCCAGATAGAATCGTTGGTGAACTGCTACAACCTGGGGCTTATCTGAGACTAATTGAGTTGGGCCTTGAGG ATTGTGTCAACAAAATTGATGCTCAGAAAATCTTCGGATATGTTCTTTACAAGGATGGGATAAGGACCAAGCTGCCATATCCTTCGGAAAATTTCAATCCAGATGTGGTTGGGGTAAGGTTTCACCATGGGCGTTTCATTCAAAGAATGCGTGATAAAGCTTCATCTCTTCCAAG TGTAGAGTTGGAACAAGGAACGGTTACATCTCTGCTTGAAGAAAAGGGTACTATCAAAGGGGTGAAGTTTAGACGCAAAGGTAGTCAAGAGTTCACTGCGCATGCACCCCTCACAATTGTATGTGATGGTTGCTGTTCAAACTTGCGACGTTATCTGTGCAATCCTAAG GTTGATATTCCTTCTTGTTTTGTTGGTTTGATTCTTGAGGATTGCCAGCTTCCATATGCAAATCATGCACATGTAATTTTGGGGGATCCATCACTCGTATCATTTTATCCCATCGGCAGCAGGGAGATTCGCTGCTTGGTTGATGTACCAGGCCAGCAAGTACCTTCTATTTCTAGTGGTGAAATGGCTCACTACTTGAAAACAAAGGTGGCACCCCAG GTTCCTCCCGAACTGTACACTGCTTTTTTGGTTGCCATTGATAAGGGAAACATAAAAACAATGCCCACCAGGAGCATGCCTGCTACTGCTTCTCACACCCCAGGTGCTCTCCTAATGGGGGATGCAGTCAACATGCGGCATCCTATAACTGGGGGAGGCATGGTTGTGGCTCTATCGGACGTTGTTGTTCTAAGGAATCTTCTCAGACCCCTGCGCAATCTGAATGATGTTCCTGCCCTATTTAAATACCTCGAATCCTTCTATACGCTACGTAAG CCAGCGGCTTTTACCATAAACACATTGGCAGGTGCCGCGTACAAGGTGTTATGTGCATCCCCTGATCCAGCAAGAAAGGAATTGCGCCAAGCATGCTTCGATTATTTTTGCCTTGGACGCGTCTTTTCAAATGGAGCTCTCGCTGCTTTCTCCGGTCTAAACTATTGCCCCTGGAGCTTGGTTATCCAGTTCTTTGTCGTGGGTATTTATGCTGTTGGACGCTTGCTAATTCCGTTTCCTTCACCAAAACGTATATGGATTGCAGCCAGACTAATCTTG GACCCCCAAAATGTTAGAGACGACCCTCAATCCAAGTAG